Proteins encoded in a region of the Oncorhynchus clarkii lewisi isolate Uvic-CL-2024 chromosome 18, UVic_Ocla_1.0, whole genome shotgun sequence genome:
- the LOC139372777 gene encoding CYFIP-related Rac1 interactor A-like isoform X2 → MQHLEREQALAKQFAEILHFTLSFDELKMTNPAIQNDFSYYRRTISRNRLNNQQLEAENEVNNEMANRMSLFYAEATPMLKTLSNATTKFVSENKTLPIEDTTDCLSTMACVCRVMLETPEYRCRFTNTDTVLFCMRVMVGVIILYDHVHPVGAFAKTSKIDMKGCIKVLKEQPSNSVEGLLNALRYTTRHLNDDSTSKQIRALLQ, encoded by the exons ATGCAgcacctagagagagaacaggcccTGGCCAAACAGTTCGCTGAGATACTCCACTTCACCCTCAGCTTCGACGAACTaaaa ATGACAAACCCAGCCATTCAGAATGACTTCAGCTACTACAGGAGGACAATCAGTAGAAACAGGCTGAACAACCAGCAG ttgGAGGCAGAGAACGAGGTGAACAATGAGATGGCCAATCGGATGTCTCTGTTCTACGCCGAGGCCACGCCCATGCTGAAGACCCTGAGTAACGCCACCACCAAGTTTGTGTCAGAG AATAAGACCTTACCCATTGAAGacaccacagactgtctgagcaccATGGCCTGTGTGTGTCGCGTCATGCTGGAGACCCC tGAGTACCGTTGTAGGTTCACCAACACAGACACCGTGTTGTTCTGTATGAGGGTGATGGTGGGAGTGATCATTCTGTACGACCATGTCCACCCTGTAGGAGCCTTCGCCAAGACCTCCAAAATAGAT ATGAAGGGCTGCATCAAGGTGCTGAAAGAACAGCCTTCCAACAGCGTGGAGGGACTACTGAACGCactgag gtatACGACCCGACATCTAAACGACGACAGCACCTCCAAACAAATCAGGGCTCTTCTCCAAtga